In Parasegetibacter sp. NRK P23, a single genomic region encodes these proteins:
- a CDS encoding SusC/RagA family TonB-linked outer membrane protein, which produces MRSFKLFVWASVLMLFTLPVLAQSVRISGLVLSKEGNTPVQGVTVRVKGKSAATQTSAEGRFTIEAAPLDVLVFSSVGFLSQEVVAGSDATSTILLEASVSKMDEVVVVGYGTQSRRQLTGAVSTVNQKAFEHTPTTNVATVLQGNAPGLRVQQRTGQPGTTPSISFRGGTEFGGGGTPLFIVDGVIVPSLYGLDINDIASIDLLKDAASTAIYGARAANGVVLVATKKGKRGKAQVVYAFSHTANYIRPNSSEYLNASDYIRMNRLGIQSRFRGDSLDNNTNAMNTDRNQILGAWGWALSNGWRSAEGLYTTQLLNNQNRHLLNTPGWKLLVDPNPFNTAIMDSILFTDLSVQERERMILQQVNTVEHNVNFSGANEQGSYALSLGTVKDNGIIVGSWLKRMNMNFNGGLNIGKNLKVTSNIAAYAVEQALPYTDPEGGAAGGLMQRFIGVAPTVRYKNDTSGVMLPGPNDATLGNPLYWKDIAVNSTNQQRFLGGINIEYTILPFLKLLASGSGYYQYTNNNFFTKAFQQGNGGAFNTNRAASFNNSRIEQYTTNAFLQFNKKFNDHSLTAMAGGEFYDYKSYVQSGFAQGAPTDLIPWLTASTPPGVQGTTITNPAGASSNFNAWERISSGIGRVNYIFRNKYLLEGVIRIDGSSRLNKANYFGAFPGISAGWNLHNEDFYAGSVLSDYISTIKPRVSYGVNGNVSSLGLYATAQVYNNAGTYNGLGGTYAASYINSDLRWERTNSLNFGADLGFLNDRITLTADYFIRNVFDKLAGLNISSQTGFGSYTTNLGQLQNKGVELALNARVIAPQTADGFSLELGANYFHVKSFAKKLPFNSLPGNRSNGFFVWDPKNPGQQLYVGGMSEGQRIGLDEVWAPKWDGIYTDLSKLGTDANVYNAFLPYANKRIKQLGDAQWHQVYANDTIDSRQFTYVGRTTPQHIGGFNISSAFKNIRLYAGFDYAFGFVILNNEILRGLSQVQGSQNSTSEVLNTWSPVNTNGTLPRYYWANQGRNYATDASGNNPPANMWEKGDYVMLRELTLSYALTNTLLEKLGGAIKGVSVNVTGSNLFYMSGYSGNFPEVGGIDQGKYPLPRRLTIGARITL; this is translated from the coding sequence ATGAGATCATTTAAGTTATTCGTCTGGGCATCGGTGCTTATGCTTTTCACTTTACCGGTGTTGGCCCAGTCGGTCAGAATTTCCGGGCTGGTGCTCTCGAAAGAAGGGAACACCCCGGTGCAGGGTGTTACGGTGCGGGTAAAAGGCAAAAGCGCCGCCACCCAAACCAGTGCTGAAGGTCGCTTTACGATTGAAGCGGCTCCCCTGGATGTGCTGGTCTTTTCATCTGTGGGTTTTCTTTCTCAGGAAGTAGTGGCGGGGTCGGACGCAACAAGTACCATTCTTTTGGAAGCATCCGTTTCAAAAATGGATGAAGTGGTGGTGGTGGGGTATGGTACGCAGTCGCGGCGGCAATTAACCGGCGCCGTTTCCACCGTGAACCAGAAAGCGTTTGAGCACACGCCTACCACGAATGTGGCCACCGTATTACAGGGCAATGCCCCGGGTTTACGGGTACAGCAGCGTACCGGCCAGCCAGGAACCACACCTTCAATTTCATTCCGGGGAGGAACCGAATTCGGCGGAGGGGGCACTCCTTTGTTTATCGTGGATGGTGTGATTGTTCCTTCGTTATATGGTCTCGATATCAACGATATCGCCAGTATCGATCTACTCAAAGATGCGGCATCTACCGCCATTTACGGCGCACGTGCGGCAAACGGGGTGGTATTGGTCGCCACTAAAAAAGGAAAGCGGGGAAAAGCGCAGGTGGTTTATGCTTTCAGCCATACGGCCAATTATATCCGGCCCAATTCATCGGAATACCTCAACGCTTCGGATTATATACGCATGAACCGTCTTGGTATCCAGTCAAGGTTTCGTGGCGATTCACTGGACAACAACACGAATGCCATGAATACTGACCGCAACCAGATCCTCGGCGCATGGGGCTGGGCGTTAAGTAATGGGTGGAGATCGGCTGAAGGACTTTATACCACGCAATTGCTGAACAACCAGAACAGGCATTTACTGAATACACCAGGCTGGAAGTTGCTCGTAGATCCCAATCCATTCAACACCGCCATAATGGACAGTATCCTGTTCACCGACCTCAGTGTCCAGGAAAGGGAGCGCATGATCCTTCAGCAGGTGAATACCGTGGAACACAATGTGAACTTCTCCGGCGCGAATGAACAGGGTTCCTATGCTTTATCGCTTGGTACGGTGAAAGACAACGGTATCATTGTAGGCTCCTGGTTGAAAAGAATGAACATGAACTTCAACGGTGGATTGAATATAGGGAAGAACCTGAAAGTAACCTCCAACATCGCGGCTTATGCGGTGGAGCAGGCCCTGCCTTACACAGACCCTGAAGGCGGTGCTGCTGGCGGACTGATGCAACGTTTTATAGGCGTGGCGCCCACGGTACGTTATAAGAATGATACTTCCGGCGTAATGTTACCCGGCCCCAACGATGCTACTCTGGGTAATCCCTTGTACTGGAAAGATATTGCTGTGAACAGCACCAACCAGCAACGTTTCCTGGGGGGTATCAACATAGAATATACCATACTGCCGTTCCTGAAGTTGCTGGCCAGCGGTTCCGGTTACTACCAGTACACGAATAATAATTTCTTCACCAAAGCATTTCAACAGGGCAATGGCGGCGCGTTCAATACCAACCGCGCAGCGAGTTTCAACAACAGCAGGATCGAACAATACACCACCAATGCTTTTCTTCAGTTCAATAAAAAATTCAACGATCATTCCTTAACAGCGATGGCTGGCGGTGAGTTTTATGACTACAAAAGTTATGTGCAGTCGGGGTTTGCGCAGGGTGCGCCAACAGACCTTATTCCCTGGCTCACGGCATCTACGCCACCCGGTGTGCAGGGAACAACCATCACCAATCCCGCGGGCGCTTCTTCCAATTTTAACGCATGGGAAAGAATATCTTCCGGCATCGGAAGGGTGAACTATATTTTCAGGAACAAATACCTCCTGGAAGGTGTGATTCGTATTGATGGCTCCAGCAGGCTCAACAAAGCAAATTATTTCGGCGCCTTCCCCGGTATATCGGCCGGTTGGAACCTGCACAACGAAGATTTCTACGCGGGCAGTGTTTTGTCGGACTACATCAGCACCATCAAACCACGGGTAAGCTACGGCGTGAACGGGAACGTGAGCTCCCTTGGACTGTACGCCACCGCACAGGTATACAACAATGCGGGTACTTACAATGGCCTCGGAGGCACTTACGCCGCTTCCTACATCAATTCCGACCTCAGGTGGGAACGTACCAACAGTCTGAACTTCGGCGCCGATCTCGGTTTCCTGAACGACCGGATCACGCTTACCGCCGATTATTTTATCCGCAATGTATTCGACAAACTCGCAGGACTGAATATTTCCTCCCAGACAGGCTTCGGTAGTTATACCACCAACCTCGGGCAACTGCAGAACAAAGGTGTGGAACTGGCACTGAATGCAAGAGTGATCGCACCGCAAACAGCGGATGGCTTCAGCCTGGAACTGGGCGCGAACTATTTCCATGTGAAAAGTTTCGCCAAAAAACTTCCGTTCAACAGTCTTCCGGGGAACAGGTCCAACGGTTTCTTTGTATGGGATCCTAAAAACCCGGGGCAACAATTGTACGTGGGTGGAATGTCGGAAGGACAAAGAATCGGATTAGATGAAGTCTGGGCGCCGAAATGGGACGGCATCTATACCGATCTTTCCAAACTGGGCACCGATGCGAACGTGTACAACGCATTCCTTCCTTACGCCAATAAAAGAATCAAACAACTTGGCGACGCGCAATGGCACCAGGTATACGCGAACGATACCATCGATAGCAGGCAGTTCACGTATGTGGGCAGAACCACGCCACAGCACATCGGCGGATTCAACATCAGCAGCGCTTTTAAAAATATCCGCCTGTATGCGGGCTTTGATTATGCCTTCGGTTTCGTCATACTCAATAATGAAATACTGCGCGGGCTCAGCCAGGTGCAGGGATCGCAAAATTCCACTTCCGAAGTATTGAACACATGGTCGCCTGTTAATACCAACGGTACTTTGCCCCGCTATTACTGGGCCAACCAGGGACGCAACTACGCCACCGATGCTTCCGGAAATAATCCCCCGGCCAATATGTGGGAAAAAGGCGACTATGTAATGTTGCGCGAACTTACATTGAGCTATGCACTCACCAATACGCTTCTTGAAAAGCTGGGTGGTGCCATCAAAGGCGTAAGCGTGAACGTAACCGGCAGCAACCTCTTTTACATGAGCGGCTACAGTGGCAACTTTCCCGAGGTGGGTGGAATAGACCAGGGCAAATATCCTTTGCCCAGACGACTCACCATCGGCGCAAGGATAACCCTCTAA
- a CDS encoding RagB/SusD family nutrient uptake outer membrane protein yields MKQHTLLTIAVFTTLLSASSCTKQLDEVVPQDAVSKEQALKDPNAARTLYHGIYGQFRGFTGTFFQLGEMRSDIWVDGLFTESVEGGFQNLYRHNISHLNVPFANWAGFYNLIYNFNNVIKLYPQTPLPEDEKSKALAEVYGLRAYVYYTMLRTWGAVPLNTEPVESISNAAETYKRRTSADSILLQVKADIEESLRLFGTANTLPAGKRVYWSRVATLILKGDVFLWSGTHHGGGNADFNVAKTALQEVKNLEGATLGLQTNYADIFDPTKKVNNKEMIFAVNYELQQAQLGVFGSFLVNAIQANTLSFAQAATPTVSSVYPYVGGANRVGMNQAMINRLSSGTADQRIANTFRVIYSTAAPFGTRGIFLTKYIGTTSGTTQIYNNDYPVYRYADVLLLLAEAKAKLGEDPSAEINAIRQRAYGSAATPYTNGNITEHMNAILEEYLREFIAEGKRWWALRRAGDSYVYAALDPNYFSPTTAAKFLLPLSQAMLNADPLLDQTTGYPRP; encoded by the coding sequence ATGAAACAGCATACATTATTAACGATCGCCGTTTTCACCACATTGCTCTCCGCGTCGTCCTGTACAAAACAACTGGATGAAGTAGTGCCGCAGGATGCCGTAAGCAAAGAGCAGGCGCTCAAAGACCCGAACGCTGCACGCACATTATATCATGGCATATACGGGCAGTTCAGGGGGTTCACCGGAACCTTCTTCCAGTTGGGGGAAATGCGCTCCGATATATGGGTGGACGGGCTTTTCACGGAATCCGTGGAAGGAGGTTTCCAGAACCTGTACCGGCACAACATCAGTCACCTCAACGTGCCGTTTGCCAACTGGGCAGGTTTCTACAACCTGATCTACAATTTCAACAACGTCATCAAACTGTATCCGCAAACGCCTTTGCCGGAGGATGAAAAATCAAAGGCGCTTGCAGAAGTATATGGACTGCGCGCTTATGTGTATTATACCATGCTGAGAACCTGGGGCGCCGTTCCCCTGAATACTGAACCGGTGGAAAGCATCAGCAATGCGGCGGAGACTTACAAACGCCGTACTTCTGCCGACAGTATCCTGTTGCAGGTGAAAGCCGATATTGAAGAATCGCTGCGGCTGTTCGGTACCGCAAATACCCTTCCCGCGGGGAAACGTGTGTATTGGAGCAGGGTGGCAACTTTGATCCTGAAAGGTGATGTTTTCCTATGGTCGGGTACACACCACGGCGGCGGCAATGCCGATTTTAACGTGGCGAAAACAGCTTTGCAGGAAGTGAAGAACCTTGAAGGGGCCACACTGGGACTGCAAACCAATTACGCCGACATCTTCGATCCCACCAAAAAAGTGAACAACAAGGAGATGATCTTCGCGGTGAACTATGAACTGCAACAGGCACAACTTGGTGTTTTCGGCAGCTTCCTGGTGAATGCGATCCAGGCGAATACTTTATCGTTCGCACAGGCGGCCACACCTACGGTGTCTTCCGTTTATCCTTATGTAGGCGGCGCCAACAGGGTAGGGATGAACCAGGCCATGATCAACCGGCTGAGTTCCGGAACCGCCGACCAGCGTATTGCCAATACCTTCCGCGTAATATATTCAACTGCCGCTCCGTTTGGTACCAGGGGTATTTTCCTGACCAAATACATTGGCACAACCTCGGGCACCACACAAATTTACAACAACGATTATCCCGTTTACCGTTATGCGGATGTACTGTTGCTGCTGGCGGAAGCCAAAGCAAAACTGGGCGAAGACCCTTCCGCAGAAATAAACGCCATCAGGCAAAGAGCTTATGGCAGCGCGGCAACGCCATACACCAACGGCAACATTACTGAGCATATGAATGCCATTCTGGAAGAGTATCTGCGGGAGTTTATCGCAGAAGGCAAACGCTGGTGGGCTTTGAGGAGGGCAGGGGATAGCTATGTTTACGCGGCGCTGGACCCCAATTATTTTTCACCCACCACGGCGGCTAAATTCTTACTCCCGCTTTCGCAGGCGATGTTGAACGCGGACCCCTTGCTGGACCAGACAACAGGCTACCCAAGGCCCTGA
- a CDS encoding dihydrodipicolinate synthase family protein: MNRKHLEGLIAAPFTPMHDDGSLKLSLIPIYYEMLKANGVKGAFICGSTGEGVSLSLKEKKLVVEAWAIHTKNDPDFTAMPLLGGTCLADCIELALHAREAGMDAVSFTAPFYFKPASVQLLAACCREVANAVPDLPFYYYHIPVLTGVNFPMIDLLKAVDENLPNFAGIKYTHEDFMDFLSCMNFANGKYDMLWGRDENMLSALALGTKAAVGSTFNYAAPLYYQLMDAFRNGDLKTANRLQQTSIDMITLLGKYGGIATGKAYMKLLGIDCGSFRLPVRNMSAEAYTAFKTEVEQLGFRNFAAHLSPGVHV, encoded by the coding sequence ATGAACAGAAAGCACCTGGAAGGATTGATTGCGGCGCCATTTACGCCCATGCACGATGATGGCTCACTCAAACTTTCCTTAATTCCCATTTACTATGAAATGCTGAAAGCGAACGGCGTGAAAGGTGCGTTCATTTGCGGGTCCACAGGCGAAGGCGTTTCCTTATCATTGAAAGAGAAAAAACTGGTGGTGGAAGCATGGGCCATCCACACCAAAAATGATCCTGATTTTACAGCAATGCCTTTGTTGGGCGGTACCTGCCTTGCGGATTGCATCGAACTCGCCCTTCACGCAAGGGAAGCCGGCATGGATGCCGTTTCTTTTACAGCGCCCTTCTACTTCAAACCGGCTTCGGTACAACTGCTGGCCGCTTGTTGCAGGGAAGTGGCGAACGCTGTTCCTGACCTGCCATTCTATTATTACCACATTCCGGTGCTCACCGGTGTGAACTTTCCGATGATCGATCTGTTGAAAGCTGTGGACGAAAACCTTCCCAATTTCGCGGGCATTAAGTATACCCATGAAGATTTTATGGATTTTCTTTCCTGCATGAACTTCGCCAACGGGAAATATGATATGCTCTGGGGAAGAGATGAAAACATGCTCTCCGCGCTCGCCTTAGGTACAAAGGCCGCAGTTGGAAGCACCTTCAATTATGCCGCCCCGCTGTACTACCAACTGATGGACGCGTTCCGCAACGGGGACCTGAAAACAGCGAACAGGTTACAACAGACTTCCATCGATATGATCACACTGCTGGGAAAATACGGCGGCATCGCCACCGGTAAAGCTTATATGAAACTACTCGGCATCGATTGCGGCAGCTTCCGTTTACCGGTCCGGAATATGTCTGCTGAAGCTTATACCGCATTTAAAACAGAGGTGGAACAACTGGGTTTCCGGAATTTCGCCGCTCATCTTTCACCAGGGGTGCACGTATAA
- a CDS encoding MFS transporter translates to MNPSKTYPWIVVGLLWVVALLNYMDRQMLSTMKPSMMLDIAELQTATNFGRLMAIFLWIYGFMSPVAGIIADRVNRKWLIITSLFVWSAVTLAMGYAQTFSQLYWLRAIMGVSEALYIPAGLSLIADYHTDKTRSLAVGIHMTGLYVGQALGGFGATIATAYSWKTAFQSFGIIGMVYALVLVLFLKEKKLPGAHTERMAAPGIGKGLMLLFTNISFWIILFYFAMPSLPGWGVKNWLPTLFSESLGIEMAEAGPLSTITIAASSFIGVIFGGILSDRWVQKNIRGRIYTSAIGLGLTIPSLLFVGFGHSLFSVVGAAFCFGFGFGMFDANNMPILCQFVPAKYRATAYGLMNMAGVFAGAFVTDWLGRSTDAGNLGRDFSLLAGIVLLALLVQLFFLKPKSRELS, encoded by the coding sequence ATGAATCCATCCAAAACATATCCCTGGATAGTGGTAGGACTGCTTTGGGTGGTGGCATTACTCAATTACATGGACCGCCAGATGCTGAGCACCATGAAACCATCCATGATGCTGGATATAGCTGAATTACAAACGGCCACCAACTTTGGAAGACTCATGGCGATCTTCCTGTGGATTTACGGATTCATGAGCCCGGTGGCGGGTATTATAGCCGACCGGGTGAACAGGAAATGGCTCATCATCACCAGCTTATTCGTGTGGAGCGCCGTTACGCTTGCCATGGGATACGCGCAAACTTTCTCTCAACTGTACTGGCTCCGCGCCATTATGGGGGTGAGTGAAGCTTTGTATATTCCGGCAGGATTGTCGTTGATAGCGGATTATCATACCGATAAAACCAGGTCGCTGGCCGTGGGCATTCACATGACCGGGCTGTACGTGGGCCAGGCCCTGGGCGGTTTCGGCGCCACCATCGCCACGGCTTACTCCTGGAAAACGGCTTTTCAGAGTTTTGGCATCATCGGCATGGTGTACGCCCTGGTGCTGGTACTTTTTTTAAAGGAAAAGAAACTACCGGGAGCGCACACGGAAAGGATGGCTGCACCAGGGATCGGGAAGGGACTGATGTTGTTGTTCACGAATATTTCCTTCTGGATCATCCTGTTCTATTTTGCCATGCCGAGCTTACCAGGTTGGGGGGTAAAAAACTGGCTGCCTACCTTGTTCTCTGAAAGTCTGGGCATTGAAATGGCTGAAGCAGGACCGCTTTCCACCATTACCATCGCCGCATCTTCCTTCATTGGCGTGATCTTCGGAGGAATTCTATCCGACCGCTGGGTGCAGAAAAATATCCGGGGAAGGATATACACCAGCGCCATTGGATTAGGACTTACCATTCCATCACTATTGTTCGTGGGCTTCGGCCATTCCCTCTTCAGTGTGGTGGGCGCGGCTTTCTGTTTTGGTTTTGGCTTCGGTATGTTCGACGCGAACAACATGCCCATCCTCTGCCAGTTCGTGCCCGCGAAATACCGCGCCACGGCTTACGGGTTAATGAATATGGCCGGCGTATTCGCCGGCGCCTTTGTAACCGACTGGCTGGGACGATCCACCGACGCCGGCAACCTGGGAAGAGATTTCTCCCTGCTCGCAGGCATCGTACTGCTCGCATTGTTGGTGCAACTCTTCTTTCTGAAACCAAAATCAAGGGAACTATCCTGA